In Trichoderma breve strain T069 chromosome 4, whole genome shotgun sequence, the following proteins share a genomic window:
- a CDS encoding SPFH domain / band 7 family domain-containing protein: MSNPNNWQEEAMRRLRQMQTRGGYPGRGGPQMPRGANGALIGGILLAGGAWVLSNSLFNVDGGHRAIKYQRLRGVSKEIYSEGTHINIPWFETPIIYDVRAKPRNVASLTGTKDLQMVNITCRVLSRPNVEALPQIYRTLGTDYDERVLPSIVNEVLKSVVAQFNASQLITQREMVARLVRENLSRRAARFNILLDDVSLTHLAFSPEFTAAVEAKQVAQQEAQRAAFVVDKARQEKQAMVVKAQGEARSAELIGEAIKKSKAYVELKKIENARLIAQQLQESGAKNRLMLDSEGLGLNVFEEEKK; this comes from the exons ATGTCGAACCCAAACAACTGGCAGGAGGAGGCGATGCGGCGTCTGCGCCAGATGCAGACGCGGGGCGGGTATCCCGGACGAGGAGGACCGCAGATGCCCAGAGGAGCAAACGGCGCCTTGATTGGAGGAATCTTGCTGGCGGGTGGCGCTTGGGTGCTGTCGAACTCGCTGTTCAACGTGGACGGTGGTCACCGAGCGATCAAGTACCAGCGATTAAGAGGCGTGAGCAAGGAGATTTACAGCGAAG GAACACACATCAACATTCCTTGGTTCGAGACACCCATCATCTACGATGTACGAGCGAAGCCGCGCAATGTTGCTTCGCTGACTGGCACCAAAGACTTGCAGATGGTCAACATCACCTGCCGTGTTCTGTCAAGACCGAATGTCGAAGCTCTGCCTCAGATCTACCGAACACTCGGAACCGACTACGATGAGCGAGTGCTGCCATCAATTGTGAACGAGGTCCTGAAGAGCGTGGTCGCTCAGTTCAATGCCAGTCAGCTCATTACACAGCGAGAGATGGTCGCCCGATTAGTACGGGAGAACCTGTCTCGCCGAGCTGCGCGATTCAATATCCTACTCGATGATGTGTCTCTGACG CATCTTGCCTTTTCCCCAGAGTTCACAGCCGCTGTCGAAGCCAAGCAGGTTGCGCAACAGGAGGCACAGCGAGCAGCCTTTGTTGTAGACAAGGCCCGACAGGAGAAGCAGGCCATGGTTGTCAAGGCGCAGGGTGAGGCTCGATCCGCCGAGCTGATtggcgaggccatcaagaagagcaaggccTACgtggagctgaagaagattgagaatGCCAGACTCAttgctcagcagctgcaagagtCTGGAGCCAAGAACAGGCTGATGCTGGATTCTGAGGGCCTGGGTCTGAACGTatttgaggaggagaagaaatga
- a CDS encoding ubiquitin family domain-containing protein: protein MLIKVRTLTGKEIELDIESDYKVSQIKEKVEEKEGIPPVQQRLIHGGKQMTDDKTAAEYNLVAGDTLHLVLALRGGRHFQ from the exons ATGTTGATCAA GGTGCGAACGTTGACCGGCAAGGAGATCGAACTCGACATCGAGTCCGACTACAAG GTCTCccagatcaaggagaaggtggaggagaaggaaggcATCCCGCCCGTGCAGCAGCGCCTCATCCACGGCGGCAAGCAAAT GACCGATGACAAGACCGCGGCCGAATACAACCTTGTCGCCGGCGACACTCTGCATCTCGTCCTCGCCCTTAGGGGGGGACGGCACTTTCAATGA